In Pseudomonas sp. MM213, a genomic segment contains:
- a CDS encoding glutathione S-transferase family protein: MSELILHHYPTSPFAEKARLLLGFKGLSWRSVKISPVMPKPDLTALTGGYRKTPVLQIGADIYCDTSLIARRLEQEKALPAFFPEGQEMIAATFAAWADSVVFQHAVSLVFQPASVAVRFGHLPPEAIKAFLADRASFFSGGSATKLSAEQARHQWPTIMTRLEQQLQREQGDFLFGEPSIADFALAHSLWFLKATPVTAPLVDAYPAVAAWHARVLGFGHGAFSEMTSEEALAVARNATPAALPDEQFEEPNGHEAGQQVVITATDYGVDPVAGELLFAGREELILRREDERGGVVHVHFPRFGFRIERINS, encoded by the coding sequence TGAAGATCTCGCCGGTGATGCCAAAACCCGATCTGACGGCTTTGACCGGTGGCTATCGCAAGACGCCGGTGTTGCAGATTGGTGCGGATATTTATTGCGACACGTCGCTGATCGCCCGTCGACTGGAGCAGGAAAAAGCCTTGCCGGCGTTCTTCCCGGAAGGTCAGGAAATGATCGCCGCGACGTTCGCTGCCTGGGCGGATTCGGTGGTGTTCCAGCATGCCGTAAGCCTGGTGTTTCAGCCTGCGTCGGTCGCGGTGCGTTTCGGCCATTTGCCGCCGGAAGCAATCAAGGCGTTCCTCGCCGATCGCGCCAGTTTTTTCAGCGGTGGCAGTGCGACAAAGTTGTCGGCCGAACAGGCGCGGCATCAATGGCCGACGATCATGACACGCCTGGAGCAACAGCTGCAGCGCGAGCAGGGCGACTTCCTGTTCGGCGAACCATCGATTGCCGACTTCGCCCTGGCTCACTCGCTGTGGTTCCTGAAAGCGACACCAGTGACTGCGCCGCTGGTCGATGCGTACCCGGCGGTTGCCGCGTGGCATGCACGGGTCTTGGGTTTCGGGCACGGTGCGTTCAGCGAGATGACATCCGAGGAGGCGCTGGCGGTGGCGCGTAATGCTACGCCTGCCGCGTTGCCGGATGAGCAGTTCGAAGAGCCGAACGGGCATGAGGCGGGTCAGCAGGTGGTTATCACGGCGACCGATTACGGTGTTGATCCGGTGGCCGGGGAGTTGCTGTTTGCCGGGCGTGAGGAATTGATTCTGCGCCGTGAAGACGAACGTGGCGGAGTGGTGCATGTGCACTTTCCGCGGTTCGGGTTTCGTATCGAGCGCATTAACAGCTAA
- a CDS encoding glutaredoxin family protein, whose translation MIGSVLKKFLLILLVVVVYQNWGKIERVFNPAQVVSEQTQAKANVVLYATEWCGYCKLTRRFLDQKGIPYKEFDIEKDAEARKAYEALGGGGIPIIDVNGTLIRGYDPDTILAALK comes from the coding sequence ATGATTGGCAGCGTGCTGAAGAAATTCCTGCTGATCTTGCTGGTGGTCGTGGTTTATCAGAACTGGGGCAAGATCGAGCGGGTGTTTAATCCGGCCCAAGTGGTGTCGGAACAGACTCAGGCCAAAGCTAACGTCGTGCTCTACGCCACTGAGTGGTGCGGTTACTGCAAACTGACCCGGCGCTTTCTTGATCAGAAAGGCATTCCGTACAAGGAATTCGATATCGAGAAGGACGCCGAGGCGCGCAAGGCTTATGAAGCGTTGGGTGGCGGCGGGATTCCGATCATCGATGTCAACGGAACGCTGATTCGCGGGTATGACCCGGATACCATCCTCGCAGCCCTGAAGTAA
- the yejK gene encoding nucleoid-associated protein YejK yields the protein MPIRHCIVHLIDKKPDGTPAVLHARDSELAESSAIENMLADLNESYNAKQGKAWGFFHAESGAHPFSGWLKEYLDGGKDFTAFSRVAVEHLQKLMEESNLSVGGHVLFAHYQQGMTDYLAIALLHHSEGVAVTDQLDVTPSRHLDLGQLHLAARINVSEWQNNKQSKQYISFIKGKNGKKVSEYFRDFIGCQEGVDGPGETRTLLKAFSDFVESEDLPEESAREKTKTLVDYASSQAKMGEPMGLEELSELIDEERPKAFYDHIRNKDYGLSPEIPADKRTLNQFRRFTGRAEGLSISFEAHLLGSKIEYDEEAGTLIIKGLPTQLTDQLKRRN from the coding sequence ATGCCGATCCGTCATTGCATCGTCCACCTGATCGACAAAAAACCCGACGGCACGCCCGCAGTTCTCCACGCTCGCGACTCTGAACTGGCCGAGTCGAGCGCCATCGAGAACATGCTTGCCGACCTCAACGAGAGCTACAACGCCAAACAAGGCAAGGCCTGGGGTTTCTTCCATGCCGAATCCGGGGCGCACCCGTTCAGCGGCTGGCTGAAGGAATACCTCGACGGCGGCAAGGACTTCACAGCGTTCAGCCGCGTGGCGGTGGAACACCTGCAGAAGCTGATGGAAGAGTCGAACCTCTCGGTGGGCGGCCACGTGCTGTTTGCGCATTACCAGCAGGGCATGACCGATTACCTGGCGATCGCGCTGCTGCACCACAGTGAAGGCGTTGCCGTGACCGATCAGCTGGACGTGACCCCGTCCCGCCACCTCGATCTGGGCCAGTTGCACCTGGCGGCGCGAATCAACGTCTCCGAGTGGCAGAACAACAAACAGTCCAAGCAGTACATTTCGTTCATCAAAGGCAAGAACGGCAAAAAGGTTTCGGAGTATTTCCGCGACTTCATCGGCTGCCAGGAAGGCGTCGACGGCCCGGGCGAAACACGCACGCTGCTCAAGGCATTCAGCGACTTCGTGGAAAGCGAAGACTTGCCGGAAGAGTCCGCCCGCGAAAAAACCAAGACCCTGGTGGATTACGCCAGCAGCCAGGCAAAAATGGGCGAACCCATGGGCCTGGAAGAACTCTCCGAACTGATCGACGAAGAGCGTCCGAAAGCTTTTTACGATCACATTCGCAACAAGGACTACGGGCTTTCACCAGAGATCCCGGCGGATAAACGCACCCTGAACCAGTTCCGCCGCTTCACCGGTCGCGCCGAAGGTCTGTCGATCAGCTTCGAAGCGCACCTGCTGGGCTCGAAGATCGAATACGACGAAGAAGCCGGCACGCTGATCATCAAAGGCCTGCCGACTCAGCTGACTGATCAGCTCAAGCGACGCAACTGA
- a CDS encoding HU family DNA-binding protein — MALTKDQLIADIAEAIDAPKTTARNALDQLGQIVADQLENGGEITLPGIGKLKVTERPARTGRNPSTGAAIEIAAKKVIKLVVAKGLTDAVNK, encoded by the coding sequence ATGGCTCTTACTAAAGACCAACTGATCGCCGACATCGCTGAAGCTATCGACGCGCCAAAAACCACCGCGCGTAACGCTCTGGACCAACTGGGCCAAATCGTTGCCGATCAGCTGGAAAACGGCGGCGAAATCACTCTGCCAGGTATCGGCAAGCTGAAAGTGACTGAGCGTCCTGCCCGTACCGGCCGTAACCCTTCGACTGGCGCTGCCATCGAAATCGCTGCCAAGAAAGTTATCAAGCTGGTTGTGGCCAAAGGCCTGACCGACGCTGTTAACAAGTAA